One window of the Candidatus Chryseobacterium colombiense genome contains the following:
- a CDS encoding phage baseplate assembly protein V: MSTTSENTQEAYFRPTQNADGVSGNHHSGINRLVKLSLVIEGQVIKYYKYFKLTQSAVRHHEFALTLAHDTFGNRQSHALEDANKLLGKRLTAVISYKDIENSPERTFVGVITGVRFSQEKMSLGNIVLTGHSPTILLDGAPHIQSFGGNQPVNMGIIADNVIKQGLDKSRFDVRIDTNDYSQIIYSSQYNETHYNYLARMAEAYGEQFYYDGEVLHFGKLPPQNKPIKLLYGSNADQIKVELKAVHTKPEFYGYNSSRHEKLTSGATPITHTSDLAKTAYGHNNNIYKTPSLQIAPIKATTHLDVEHSQRSTSGSEAVNVFSVSGSTTVPFLHPGCIADIQMRKPDTNETAYFTKIMVTETVHEIDTIGHYTGSFVGIASDTGFLPKPEFMVPKAEPQTATVISNADPEGQGRVQVRFDWQTNDTTHFIRMMSPDAGGTDQITQNRGYVAIPEVGDQVMVNFVHNHPDRPFVMGGMFHGQIGLGGGADNRVKSIQTRSGHKVIFTEDESIIITDKSGNEIHLDTTGSNITITAPETMTLNCRNMNINVGENMTTSVGMNKSDTIMMNHTESVGSMKYVTTGADFMTNVVGKMSHYVKGDMEVYGEKEHKLTSLKGVEVSSQGKVEHHAEKEVQNNSGEKSKNH, from the coding sequence ATGTCAACTACATCTGAAAATACGCAAGAAGCGTATTTCCGTCCTACTCAAAATGCGGATGGAGTATCGGGTAATCATCATTCGGGGATCAACCGTTTGGTGAAATTATCCCTGGTTATTGAAGGTCAGGTCATTAAATATTATAAATATTTTAAGTTAACCCAGAGTGCAGTTCGACATCATGAATTTGCTCTTACGCTGGCGCACGATACTTTTGGCAACCGTCAGTCCCATGCTTTGGAAGACGCCAACAAACTTTTGGGAAAACGTCTCACAGCCGTCATTTCATATAAAGATATTGAAAACAGCCCTGAAAGGACTTTTGTAGGAGTTATTACAGGAGTTAGGTTCAGTCAGGAAAAGATGAGCTTGGGAAATATCGTTTTAACAGGTCATAGTCCGACTATTTTACTTGATGGCGCTCCTCATATTCAAAGTTTTGGAGGAAATCAGCCAGTCAATATGGGGATCATTGCGGATAATGTAATTAAACAAGGCCTTGATAAGAGTCGGTTCGATGTAAGAATTGATACCAATGACTATTCACAGATTATCTACAGCAGCCAGTATAATGAAACGCATTACAATTATCTGGCGAGAATGGCGGAAGCCTATGGAGAACAGTTCTATTATGATGGAGAAGTCCTTCATTTCGGAAAACTTCCGCCCCAAAATAAGCCAATAAAACTTTTGTACGGTAGCAATGCAGATCAGATTAAAGTAGAATTAAAAGCAGTTCATACCAAACCTGAATTCTATGGCTATAACAGCAGCCGTCACGAAAAACTTACTTCGGGCGCAACGCCGATTACCCATACAAGTGATCTTGCAAAAACCGCATACGGGCATAATAACAATATTTATAAAACACCTTCATTACAGATAGCTCCCATTAAAGCTACCACTCATCTTGATGTAGAACATTCCCAGAGAAGTACTTCGGGAAGTGAGGCCGTTAATGTATTTTCCGTATCAGGTTCCACTACAGTACCTTTTCTTCATCCTGGATGTATTGCAGACATCCAAATGAGAAAGCCTGATACTAATGAAACGGCTTACTTTACCAAAATAATGGTCACCGAAACAGTTCATGAGATTGATACGATCGGCCATTATACAGGGAGTTTTGTAGGAATTGCCTCGGATACTGGCTTTTTGCCGAAACCGGAGTTTATGGTTCCAAAAGCAGAACCTCAGACTGCAACGGTGATTTCAAATGCGGATCCCGAAGGACAGGGAAGAGTTCAGGTGAGATTTGACTGGCAAACCAATGATACTACCCACTTTATCAGAATGATGAGTCCGGATGCAGGAGGAACTGATCAGATTACTCAAAACCGGGGATATGTGGCAATTCCTGAAGTCGGAGATCAGGTGATGGTCAATTTTGTTCACAATCATCCTGACAGACCTTTTGTAATGGGAGGCATGTTTCATGGTCAGATTGGTCTTGGAGGAGGAGCAGACAATAGGGTGAAATCAATTCAGACCAGAAGCGGTCATAAAGTGATATTCACGGAAGATGAAAGTATCATCATTACCGATAAATCAGGAAATGAAATTCATTTGGATACTACAGGAAGCAATATTACCATTACGGCTCCTGAAACCATGACATTGAACTGCAGAAATATGAATATCAATGTTGGGGAAAATATGACTACCAGTGTCGGAATGAATAAATCGGACACGATCATGATGAATCATACCGAAAGTGTGGGCTCCATGAAATATGTAACAACAGGCGCAGATTTCATGACTAATGTTGTCGGAAAAATGAGCCATTACGTAAAAGGCGATATGGAAGTCTATGGAGAGAAAGAACATAAATTAACCAGCCTTAAAGGTGTGGAAGTAAGCAGCCAGGGAAAGGTTGAACATCATGCTGAAAAAGAAGTTCAGAATAATAGTGGAGAGAAATCTAAAAATCACTAA
- a CDS encoding DUF2931 family protein translates to MKEEQLPEFQVEISSPDNNLIVTPVEDKIITLEGVNAALPYGSSSGTWGASGKGWTEQYGTPIGADITYFSRYEDTFYHLKADFPLDKVKDYMKRAYAQKEAFLYDKPLEEYKDLGRGEKFSEAENPYNSFSTLVFGFAPKGMVVVWLRFRSIQIELGRFQAEIVKDDKELEKKFFSKLSVTREEMKKNRFRDVSPKEWEDYRIKYSWKPAILSENKNLKRFEMNIIYFNGEVEAVLRPWIDNVPLKDRAVPKEMTIHWETGKGEAFEGRAFFNWQTANEAFKKSGGQQKLEFKIAPDNSSFELLLNNEPFKADSLRVYKSDLNFKDSYK, encoded by the coding sequence ATGAAAGAAGAACAATTACCAGAATTTCAGGTAGAAATCAGTAGTCCCGACAATAATTTGATTGTTACTCCTGTTGAAGATAAAATTATCACTTTAGAAGGAGTGAATGCAGCTTTACCTTACGGAAGTTCATCAGGAACTTGGGGAGCATCGGGTAAAGGCTGGACAGAGCAATATGGAACACCGATTGGTGCGGACATTACCTATTTTTCAAGATATGAAGATACTTTTTATCACCTAAAAGCAGATTTTCCGCTGGATAAAGTAAAAGATTATATGAAGCGGGCCTATGCTCAGAAAGAGGCCTTTCTCTATGATAAACCTTTAGAGGAATACAAAGACCTGGGAAGAGGAGAAAAATTCAGTGAAGCGGAAAATCCTTACAATAGTTTTTCCACATTAGTTTTTGGTTTTGCACCGAAAGGAATGGTAGTGGTCTGGTTGAGATTCAGAAGTATACAGATCGAATTGGGAAGATTTCAGGCTGAAATTGTTAAAGATGACAAAGAGCTTGAAAAGAAGTTTTTCTCTAAATTATCTGTCACCCGTGAAGAAATGAAAAAAAATAGATTTCGGGATGTTTCTCCGAAAGAGTGGGAAGATTACAGAATCAAATACAGCTGGAAGCCTGCGATTTTATCTGAAAATAAAAACCTGAAAAGATTTGAAATGAACATCATTTATTTCAATGGAGAAGTGGAGGCTGTATTGAGACCCTGGATTGACAATGTTCCGTTAAAAGACCGAGCGGTTCCAAAAGAAATGACAATACATTGGGAAACTGGAAAAGGAGAAGCTTTTGAAGGGCGCGCTTTCTTCAATTGGCAGACTGCCAATGAAGCATTTAAGAAATCAGGAGGACAACAAAAATTAGAATTTAAAATAGCGCCGGATAACAGTAGTTTTGAATTATTGCTTAATAACGAACCTTTTAAAGCAGATAGCCTGCGCGTTTATAAAAGTGATCTAAATTTTAAAGACTCATATAAATAA
- a CDS encoding DUF2235 domain-containing protein: MSIEYFIEGKVVTQTEGDYKTFAKEGIVHTSAISVQQKGQESGVSYNEAQKINPNDKPVNTIDISLNLFFDGTQNNKTNTRLGGDFKEASSDKDDSYNNEFTNVAKGYDTIDPNADNQVSWYIEGIGTEDRKSDSILKGVAQGTGDTGVVAKVAKGCKKGAEAIVDKLKGDKKPIGILTVNVFGFSRGAAAARHFIHVANSNALMSYVTKELIQVFPPDMINNDRIIIKDKDGSQQKFISQYGYFGACLLEQGLKINKINFRFAGLYDTVASYGLNHRGGWGIDNDTKQLGLDTIGGGKVSFVFQLAADDEYRDNFDLTNIDSTGLYGLEFTLPGVHSDIGGSYGEGEEISVLYCDSYDPYDNVNTHRECEEFKKIVIDEGWYDDKQLEIKYFRQKDVKYDRWWNKTSLYYGLVGTRTLSNKYDKIPLNLMFHYSQNNKVKYIEDLIKEDHAVNDAFLKGIYSQLSSYMNSCNDLRNKYVEDYNAGKKPSASKYIADIKALSYLGNISESDLKILRNKYLHWSVKANQIGLDARPNDNAPKKRGALAAQYRKRNIQNG, encoded by the coding sequence ATGAGCATCGAGTATTTTATAGAAGGAAAAGTTGTCACTCAGACAGAAGGAGATTATAAAACTTTTGCCAAAGAAGGTATTGTACATACTAGTGCCATATCAGTTCAGCAAAAAGGACAAGAGTCAGGAGTAAGCTATAATGAAGCGCAAAAAATCAATCCTAACGATAAACCGGTCAATACGATTGATATCAGCTTAAATTTATTTTTTGACGGGACTCAAAACAATAAAACCAATACAAGACTTGGCGGAGATTTTAAGGAGGCAAGCAGTGATAAAGACGACAGTTACAACAACGAATTTACAAACGTAGCAAAAGGCTATGATACAATAGATCCCAATGCTGATAATCAGGTTTCCTGGTATATCGAAGGTATCGGAACAGAAGACAGGAAAAGTGATAGCATTCTAAAAGGAGTAGCTCAGGGAACCGGTGATACCGGAGTCGTAGCTAAAGTGGCAAAAGGCTGTAAAAAAGGTGCCGAAGCTATTGTTGATAAACTTAAAGGTGATAAAAAACCTATTGGTATTCTTACAGTCAATGTTTTTGGCTTTAGCAGAGGTGCAGCAGCGGCGAGGCATTTCATTCATGTTGCTAATTCCAATGCTCTTATGTCATATGTTACCAAAGAACTTATTCAGGTTTTTCCGCCGGATATGATTAATAATGACAGAATCATTATTAAAGATAAGGATGGTAGCCAACAGAAGTTCATCAGCCAATACGGCTATTTTGGAGCCTGTCTTTTAGAACAGGGACTTAAAATTAATAAAATAAATTTCAGGTTCGCAGGATTATATGATACAGTTGCTTCCTACGGACTGAATCACAGAGGAGGTTGGGGAATTGATAATGATACTAAACAGTTGGGGCTGGATACAATTGGCGGCGGCAAAGTGAGTTTTGTTTTTCAATTGGCGGCAGATGATGAATATAGAGATAATTTTGACCTCACTAATATTGACAGTACAGGACTTTACGGATTGGAATTTACACTTCCGGGGGTTCACTCTGATATTGGTGGCTCTTATGGCGAAGGGGAGGAAATTTCCGTGTTGTATTGTGATTCCTACGATCCTTATGATAATGTAAATACCCATAGAGAATGTGAGGAATTTAAAAAAATAGTCATAGACGAAGGTTGGTACGATGATAAACAGCTTGAAATTAAATATTTCAGACAAAAAGATGTCAAATACGACCGCTGGTGGAATAAAACCTCACTGTATTATGGCCTTGTGGGAACCCGAACTTTATCAAACAAATATGATAAGATTCCGTTAAACTTAATGTTCCACTATTCCCAAAATAATAAAGTGAAATACATTGAGGATCTCATTAAGGAAGACCATGCTGTAAATGATGCATTCCTGAAAGGGATATACAGTCAGCTCTCATCTTATATGAACAGTTGCAATGATCTCAGAAATAAATATGTGGAGGATTATAACGCAGGTAAAAAGCCTTCGGCATCAAAATATATAGCAGATATAAAAGCACTGTCTTATTTGGGGAATATCAGTGAAAGTGACCTGAAAATTCTCAGAAATAAGTATCTTCACTGGTCTGTAAAAGCTAACCAAATCGGTCTGGATGCACGCCCGAATGATAATGCTCCCAAAAAAAGAGGGGCACTGGCTGCACAATACCGCAAAAGAAACATACAAAATGGCTAA
- the tssR gene encoding type VI secretion system protein TssR, whose protein sequence is MKNKFPLAAYYIGISVLLTSCQVKLPSKKTPEPEHYGQIDNSPVVNGFPKRSAPWIVISDRSRNTAYLDKSDEKSYKEVKFLEPLMVLKHRDGMVKVAEYVPDALMKKVSSKSIKTYGWIPESELLLWSNSLKSEKTGYPVRVAVVPSNSDVIRSAERYYKNDSIMVFNSPSLIEQANVKIPNGQMVYVYKQAENNKRFLVGKKPSIDIDSINQGLYGWVSSNVISAWGERSALKMKNPTGITETTLGIHEGSPGGSNVENRTAILLTDVNKRTPLENIFPVNLPLDTAPTPDSKTKYFTNILDYSKNYVFNVLGERIIFDRYREITERNKRINIVFALDISAANAPYTPIVKSLLQDLQLRFEKPSYFNSVKYGAVLYKNNSCGDNVAASNLSNDYSKITTFIDQKTNEMNCPSTSSYQPVNEGLMAAGRLLADRPDETNIIITIGTSSNQGGNMYGVINSITQAQARLIMFQTSARSSDTYNDFVLMSENIVTNTAKNIAELKKQNIINQSDVLTKNNFSLVESEAGFFSLDYPKQSMSQGFVIFPKKGDIATPGFLKKAVDSLIAQVTLDNETIDKSLNDHFHSSVGAGRTDVDVKYKYLYPGLTNPVSAGIAAQLVNYGNPFLVKGYIPSELKEVKQVMEKGILISEAEYDNLKAFYTEVYQKTNAERTDFNQSKAVNEYIKLLKKYNPTIKFLDKSELYEKPMSYAVGVSTGFDNSEEELMSKYNLKAWKKSKIIISESVRTYFKYYKDLAERMLTYRNNPAVKIQQNGQTFYWLNEYFMPTMLPVEAPEYTKH, encoded by the coding sequence ATGAAAAATAAATTTCCTCTAGCAGCATATTATATAGGTATTTCAGTATTGCTTACAAGTTGTCAGGTAAAATTACCTTCAAAAAAAACACCGGAACCGGAACATTATGGTCAGATAGACAATTCTCCAGTCGTAAACGGATTTCCTAAAAGATCAGCTCCGTGGATCGTGATTTCCGACAGGTCAAGAAATACAGCCTACTTAGATAAAAGTGATGAAAAATCATATAAAGAAGTTAAGTTTTTAGAACCTCTTATGGTTTTGAAACATAGAGATGGAATGGTAAAGGTAGCTGAATATGTTCCGGATGCTTTAATGAAAAAAGTTTCGTCAAAATCAATCAAAACATACGGCTGGATCCCGGAATCTGAATTGTTATTATGGAGCAATTCCTTAAAAAGCGAAAAAACAGGTTATCCTGTTAGGGTTGCCGTGGTTCCGAGCAATAGTGACGTGATAAGAAGTGCCGAAAGATATTATAAAAATGACTCCATTATGGTTTTCAACTCACCCAGCTTGATTGAGCAGGCGAATGTGAAAATTCCGAACGGGCAAATGGTGTATGTTTATAAGCAGGCAGAAAATAATAAAAGATTTTTAGTAGGAAAAAAACCTTCTATTGACATCGATAGTATCAACCAAGGATTGTACGGATGGGTAAGTTCCAATGTGATTTCAGCCTGGGGAGAAAGATCGGCTCTTAAAATGAAAAACCCTACAGGAATTACAGAAACAACTTTAGGAATTCACGAAGGATCTCCCGGAGGATCCAACGTAGAGAACAGAACAGCGATTTTGCTTACGGATGTAAATAAAAGAACTCCTTTGGAAAATATTTTCCCGGTTAATCTTCCTTTAGACACCGCTCCGACTCCAGATTCCAAAACAAAATATTTCACTAATATTTTAGATTACAGTAAAAACTACGTTTTCAATGTATTAGGAGAGCGTATAATTTTTGATCGTTACAGAGAAATTACTGAAAGAAATAAGAGAATAAATATTGTTTTTGCGCTGGATATAAGTGCTGCCAATGCTCCTTATACGCCTATTGTAAAATCTTTATTACAGGATTTACAGCTTAGATTTGAAAAACCTTCTTACTTCAATTCTGTGAAGTATGGTGCTGTTTTATACAAAAATAATTCTTGTGGTGATAATGTTGCTGCCTCAAACTTAAGCAATGATTACAGTAAGATAACGACATTTATCGATCAAAAAACTAATGAAATGAATTGCCCAAGTACAAGCAGTTATCAGCCGGTAAATGAAGGATTAATGGCTGCAGGTCGTCTTCTTGCAGATCGTCCTGATGAAACTAATATCATCATTACCATTGGAACTTCATCCAATCAGGGAGGAAATATGTATGGAGTCATCAATTCTATTACTCAGGCACAGGCAAGACTGATTATGTTCCAGACCAGCGCAAGGTCTTCAGATACTTATAATGATTTTGTATTAATGTCTGAAAATATAGTCACCAATACGGCAAAAAACATTGCGGAACTTAAAAAGCAAAATATTATTAATCAGAGCGATGTACTGACTAAAAATAACTTCAGCCTGGTAGAAAGTGAAGCTGGTTTCTTCTCATTAGATTATCCAAAACAAAGTATGTCTCAGGGATTTGTAATTTTTCCTAAAAAGGGAGATATTGCGACTCCGGGATTCTTAAAAAAAGCAGTAGACAGTCTGATTGCTCAGGTGACTTTAGATAATGAAACCATAGACAAATCACTGAATGATCACTTTCATTCATCTGTAGGAGCCGGAAGGACAGATGTAGATGTAAAATACAAATATCTGTATCCGGGATTGACGAATCCGGTGTCTGCAGGTATTGCAGCACAATTGGTTAACTATGGAAATCCGTTTTTAGTGAAAGGATATATTCCTTCAGAATTAAAAGAAGTTAAGCAGGTAATGGAAAAAGGAATTTTGATTTCCGAGGCAGAATATGATAATTTAAAAGCTTTTTATACAGAAGTCTATCAGAAGACCAATGCGGAAAGAACAGACTTTAACCAGTCAAAAGCAGTCAATGAATATATCAAGCTCTTGAAAAAATATAATCCTACCATTAAGTTTTTGGATAAATCAGAGCTTTATGAAAAGCCGATGTCGTATGCAGTAGGTGTAAGTACAGGTTTTGATAACTCAGAAGAAGAATTGATGTCTAAATATAATTTAAAAGCCTGGAAAAAATCTAAAATCATCATCAGCGAATCGGTAAGAACCTATTTTAAATATTATAAAGATTTAGCTGAAAGAATGCTGACTTACAGAAATAATCCGGCGGTGAAAATTCAGCAGAACGGACAGACTTTCTACTGGCTTAATGAATACTTTATGCCAACCATGCTTCCGGTAGAGGCACCAGAATATACTAAACATTAA
- a CDS encoding PKD domain-containing protein yields the protein MNYFEKNKKNIIIGVIATLLIAALVALWLQKKVIHSNDDIVGLVYPSTLMVGDTLLFEDKTQFAKTKRWSFGDGATSDKNSGIHFYNKPGYYQVTLIIDNKYSKSFPVMVRSREVAKPKDTAKISTTIDAQSQAMVFENVQFRAISDAKQFTWKFGETGNIDSKEKFATYSYKKPGDYVVTLFTDENIEPILHHIKILPGYDALQEDVTVEDMYAKMDNDFKYHLQQIANGNSFNMHYNYLLKKYLCNNENTVVKVNDSKVNNFYMYCAGLQFDKNNVIQTVKVNFDDAQSCVTKVDITQSK from the coding sequence ATGAATTACTTTGAAAAGAACAAGAAGAATATTATCATTGGGGTTATTGCGACCTTACTTATAGCCGCTTTGGTTGCTCTATGGCTGCAGAAAAAAGTGATCCATTCCAATGATGATATAGTAGGACTGGTATATCCGTCTACACTAATGGTAGGAGATACTCTTCTATTTGAAGATAAAACTCAGTTTGCTAAAACCAAAAGATGGAGTTTTGGCGACGGGGCTACTTCAGATAAAAATAGCGGGATCCACTTTTACAACAAACCGGGCTATTATCAGGTCACTTTGATTATTGATAATAAATACTCAAAATCATTCCCTGTAATGGTGCGCTCCAGGGAAGTTGCCAAACCCAAAGACACTGCAAAAATCAGTACAACGATTGATGCCCAGTCTCAGGCAATGGTGTTTGAGAACGTACAGTTTCGTGCAATTTCTGATGCGAAACAATTTACATGGAAATTCGGAGAAACAGGCAACATAGATTCCAAAGAAAAATTTGCGACCTATTCCTATAAAAAACCGGGAGATTATGTAGTGACCTTATTTACGGATGAGAATATAGAACCGATCCTTCATCATATCAAAATTCTACCTGGTTATGATGCTTTGCAGGAAGATGTAACGGTTGAAGATATGTATGCCAAAATGGATAATGACTTTAAGTACCATCTGCAACAGATCGCTAACGGAAACAGCTTTAATATGCATTATAACTACTTATTAAAAAAATATCTTTGTAATAACGAAAATACAGTAGTGAAAGTGAATGACAGCAAGGTGAATAATTTTTATATGTACTGTGCAGGTCTTCAGTTTGATAAAAATAATGTAATACAGACTGTAAAGGTAAATTTTGATGATGCACAATCTTGTGTAACCAAAGTTGATATTACCCAAAGTAAATAA
- a CDS encoding ATP-dependent Clp protease ATP-binding subunit yields the protein MGVLVTNETVKQLFHIAQSIARENYNGTYGAPHILQALMHKDIGLNEFLKSIDKDPGYFYEWADVRIEDYPKTTHLPDEVGEDESVDNIVEEADDIRLKLGLDEITPICILTAIVKPQVAFTLQQLKSLPLREHEIFNLYRKDTPYESSENGNFSSIFSNGSEYSDNSFPSIKSYCVDRTAQARKGELENIIGRDKELRMLVEILCRRSKPNVIIIGEPGVGKTALVEGFAIEITKGNVPDMLKNGTLLELDTGALLAGTSYKGEIEDRLKKVINECKKIEKAILFIDEIHTLLDPKGSIGNVANLLKPELARGEITVIGATTQEEYRKIIEPEQAFNRRFEVLTVNEPDEKTCVKMIDVLLDGYKKHHGIEVEKTALPECVRLAKRYAKGKKLPDAAIDLLDRTMAAIKMLDELSEKELESWKVRYDEILQEEFFDEKDKADELIWTYNLLRDKISPILWGSLSEQPQIDNSMPVEQIQKIIEDTFAELLQHASVKREKVDRLELAAVMAAKTNIPIGKIQAQEKEKLLNMESLLMNRVVGQDHALKILSDAIVENRSGLNKPGQPIGSFFLLGPTGTGKTELAKSMAELLFNDEKAMVRFDMSEFKEEHSAALLYGAPPGYVGYEEGGMLVNKIRQQPYTVVLFDEIEKAHHSVFDVFLQIMDEGKVHDKLGKEGDFSNALILFTSNIGSEEIVKQFEEGKIPESNSLMQIMSGSGRFRPEFLARITEIIPFAPITESIAERIFTIQLKSLHTSLTRLGITLKISDEAVKNLALGGFSSKYGARQISGVIRSQLARPISKMIVKEEVKTGQTIHVDWNKEEEKLSWKVE from the coding sequence ATGGGAGTATTAGTAACCAATGAAACGGTAAAACAGCTGTTTCACATTGCACAGTCTATAGCGAGAGAAAATTATAACGGAACTTACGGAGCACCGCATATTTTACAGGCTTTAATGCATAAAGATATTGGGCTTAATGAATTTTTGAAAAGTATAGATAAAGATCCTGGGTATTTCTATGAGTGGGCTGATGTAAGAATTGAAGATTATCCTAAAACGACGCACCTTCCTGATGAGGTTGGTGAGGACGAATCGGTGGACAATATTGTGGAAGAAGCCGATGATATCCGTTTGAAATTAGGGTTAGACGAAATTACCCCAATATGTATTCTCACCGCTATCGTAAAACCACAGGTTGCATTTACTTTACAGCAGCTTAAATCTTTACCCCTCAGAGAACACGAAATATTCAATCTTTATAGAAAAGATACCCCCTATGAAAGTTCGGAAAATGGCAATTTTTCCTCTATTTTTTCAAACGGATCAGAGTATTCTGATAATTCCTTTCCGTCTATTAAGAGCTACTGTGTCGACAGAACGGCTCAGGCGAGAAAAGGTGAACTGGAAAATATTATCGGAAGAGATAAAGAGCTTAGGATGCTGGTCGAGATTCTGTGCAGGAGAAGTAAGCCGAACGTTATTATTATCGGAGAGCCGGGAGTTGGAAAAACAGCTTTAGTAGAAGGTTTTGCTATCGAAATTACCAAAGGGAACGTTCCTGATATGCTAAAAAATGGAACTCTTCTGGAGCTGGATACTGGAGCACTATTAGCCGGAACATCTTATAAAGGAGAGATTGAAGATCGCCTTAAAAAAGTAATCAATGAATGTAAAAAAATTGAGAAAGCCATTCTTTTCATTGATGAGATTCATACCCTTTTGGACCCGAAAGGAAGCATTGGAAACGTTGCAAATTTACTGAAGCCGGAACTTGCAAGAGGCGAAATTACCGTAATCGGAGCAACCACTCAGGAAGAATACAGAAAAATTATTGAACCGGAACAGGCTTTCAACCGCCGTTTCGAAGTACTTACTGTAAATGAGCCAGACGAAAAGACTTGTGTTAAAATGATCGATGTTCTTTTAGACGGTTATAAAAAACACCACGGAATTGAAGTTGAAAAAACAGCACTTCCGGAATGTGTCCGTTTGGCAAAAAGATATGCAAAAGGGAAAAAATTACCGGATGCGGCAATCGATTTGCTGGACAGAACCATGGCGGCGATCAAAATGCTTGATGAACTTTCAGAAAAAGAACTGGAAAGCTGGAAAGTAAGATACGATGAAATCCTGCAGGAAGAATTTTTTGATGAGAAAGATAAAGCAGATGAATTGATCTGGACGTATAATTTATTAAGAGATAAAATCAGTCCGATTCTTTGGGGCTCTTTGAGTGAGCAGCCTCAAATTGACAACTCGATGCCAGTCGAGCAAATCCAAAAAATCATAGAAGATACATTCGCAGAACTTTTACAGCACGCGTCAGTAAAAAGAGAAAAAGTAGACCGTCTTGAATTAGCAGCAGTAATGGCCGCCAAAACCAATATCCCGATTGGGAAAATTCAGGCACAGGAAAAAGAGAAACTTTTAAATATGGAATCTCTTTTGATGAACCGCGTTGTAGGGCAGGATCATGCTTTAAAAATTCTATCGGATGCAATTGTTGAAAACCGAAGCGGATTAAATAAACCAGGACAGCCCATCGGTTCATTCTTCCTGTTAGGACCTACGGGAACGGGAAAAACAGAGTTGGCAAAATCTATGGCGGAATTACTTTTCAATGATGAAAAAGCAATGGTTCGTTTCGATATGTCCGAATTTAAAGAAGAACACTCAGCTGCACTTTTATATGGTGCACCTCCGGGATATGTGGGATACGAAGAAGGGGGAATGTTGGTGAATAAAATCAGACAACAACCTTATACGGTAGTTTTGTTTGATGAAATTGAAAAAGCACATCATTCCGTTTTTGATGTATTCTTACAGATTATGGACGAAGGGAAAGTGCATGATAAGCTTGGAAAAGAAGGAGATTTCAGCAATGCTTTAATTTTATTTACTTCTAATATCGGAAGTGAGGAAATTGTAAAACAGTTTGAAGAAGGAAAAATACCGGAATCCAATTCACTCATGCAGATTATGTCCGGTTCAGGGCGTTTCAGACCTGAGTTTTTGGCTAGAATTACCGAAATTATTCCTTTTGCACCGATTACAGAGTCTATTGCCGAGAGAATCTTTACGATTCAGCTAAAATCACTTCATACTTCATTAACGAGATTGGGAATAACATTGAAAATTTCTGATGAAGCCGTTAAAAATCTGGCTTTAGGAGGATTCAGCAGTAAATATGGAGCAAGACAGATCTCCGGAGTGATCCGATCTCAGTTGGCAAGACCAATTTCCAAAATGATCGTAAAAGAAGAGGTGAAAACCGGGCAGACCATTCATGTCGACTGGAATAAGGAAGAGGAAAAATTGAGCTGGAAGGTAGAATAA
- the tssD gene encoding type VI secretion system tube protein TssD, which translates to MALNSRGILKFNGGEGQKLLKLNYSVSRSTDVSGRVASDPSNAIIKLTVEATEKSDILESLLNGKYKPTSGEITFNKSHEEGTLITLNWENGYVIQHEVDFDAVDENSMYISFVVSAEKINYGNSAYEGLWPSA; encoded by the coding sequence ATGGCACTAAATTCAAGAGGAATTTTAAAATTCAACGGAGGAGAAGGACAAAAATTATTAAAGTTGAACTACAGCGTATCCAGATCAACAGATGTATCGGGAAGAGTAGCTTCAGATCCTTCTAACGCAATCATTAAACTTACCGTAGAAGCTACAGAAAAATCTGATATTCTGGAGAGCTTACTGAACGGGAAATACAAACCAACCAGTGGAGAAATTACATTCAACAAGTCTCACGAAGAAGGAACATTGATTACTTTGAACTGGGAAAACGGATATGTAATTCAGCATGAAGTAGACTTTGATGCAGTAGATGAAAATTCTATGTATATCAGTTTCGTAGTAAGCGCAGAGAAAATTAACTATGGTAATTCTGCTTATGAAGGACTTTGGCCATCAGCTTAA